A single genomic interval of Aureliella helgolandensis harbors:
- a CDS encoding nucleotide-binding protein — protein sequence MTKSLNQAFIKAYSKEKAQETQRHAEVERLAEAQRKNSIQELSDSLIMRFDTATMTMPVPPPRAPEAAAEPRNVAAETLPTPHFLQERPRAVQAVRSHAAPAHQASVKRELEPAATQSAARAESLVSSDSPEAVRDSIASQMLRAGQWGDQQLDVFLGGFPMLPEAVSAAPTAPATQAPTPAATTTPAPTLLEPTAPAPTPTVAPQAPVPVTSQAALPQQPQAQQPQEMGIAHADEQVEAPTPAPTSSGTLPRVLVSPEAPAISTHQTSEGRSSLREGEIFRLDRPTYSAAPGPAEADLDSGEQSSVLGIHTSSHENLEAEASPTAPALDTREIEEKLRRSKIRVFNPAWEVDNLQWPEICIELLAHTSSHMELVAQNLVAASQEGLQIMAVTSSDSGEGRTTVACCLAILAGTRGLKVAIVDGDLENPTLAYQTNLDVEQDWRTALLHHLPLEEVAVHSIDDQVTLIPLLEPVGQSELSPDDDRIAGMLQELSESFDLVIVDMGHMNSARSLVATMGEYGLISATVAVVDHRQATQQSIENCLRKIRESGVASVGLVENFAA from the coding sequence ATGACGAAAAGCCTCAATCAAGCATTCATCAAGGCTTACTCGAAAGAGAAGGCCCAAGAGACGCAACGCCACGCCGAGGTCGAGCGACTAGCCGAGGCGCAACGTAAGAACTCCATCCAGGAGCTTTCCGATTCGTTGATCATGCGTTTTGATACTGCAACCATGACGATGCCGGTTCCGCCACCGCGCGCTCCGGAGGCAGCCGCCGAGCCTCGGAATGTAGCCGCCGAAACGCTCCCCACCCCTCATTTCCTGCAGGAGCGGCCACGGGCAGTTCAGGCGGTGCGCAGCCATGCGGCCCCCGCCCACCAAGCCTCGGTGAAACGCGAGTTAGAGCCAGCTGCCACGCAAAGTGCTGCTCGGGCCGAATCCTTAGTTTCTTCCGACTCACCGGAAGCAGTCCGCGACTCGATTGCCTCTCAAATGTTGCGTGCGGGACAATGGGGTGATCAGCAACTGGATGTGTTCCTGGGTGGCTTTCCCATGCTGCCCGAAGCTGTGTCGGCAGCCCCAACAGCACCGGCAACTCAGGCACCAACACCAGCGGCAACAACCACCCCCGCGCCAACCCTACTAGAACCAACCGCACCTGCACCAACGCCAACTGTCGCTCCGCAGGCCCCCGTCCCCGTTACCAGCCAAGCTGCACTACCACAGCAGCCCCAGGCACAGCAGCCCCAGGAAATGGGCATCGCCCATGCGGATGAGCAGGTCGAGGCCCCCACACCGGCCCCAACTTCCTCCGGGACGCTCCCTCGGGTCCTAGTATCACCTGAGGCACCTGCGATTAGCACACACCAAACCTCCGAAGGTCGCAGCAGCCTTCGCGAGGGTGAGATTTTCCGGTTAGACCGCCCTACCTATTCTGCTGCCCCAGGTCCAGCAGAAGCTGACTTGGATAGTGGCGAGCAGAGTTCGGTCCTCGGAATTCATACCAGTAGTCATGAGAATCTCGAAGCGGAAGCCAGCCCTACAGCCCCCGCCTTAGACACTCGGGAGATTGAAGAGAAGCTGCGGCGTTCCAAGATTCGAGTCTTCAACCCGGCATGGGAGGTCGACAACCTCCAATGGCCTGAAATTTGCATTGAGCTGCTAGCTCACACCTCATCGCACATGGAATTGGTGGCACAAAATCTAGTCGCTGCCAGCCAAGAGGGCCTGCAAATTATGGCAGTCACCAGTTCGGACAGCGGCGAAGGCAGGACCACAGTGGCATGCTGCTTGGCTATCCTGGCAGGAACGCGGGGACTCAAAGTTGCGATTGTCGACGGTGACCTTGAGAATCCGACCCTAGCCTATCAAACCAATCTAGATGTCGAGCAGGATTGGCGGACGGCCCTGCTTCACCACCTCCCCCTCGAAGAGGTTGCGGTCCATTCCATTGATGACCAGGTCACACTGATTCCGTTGCTGGAACCGGTAGGGCAGAGCGAGCTATCGCCCGACGACGATCGCATTGCCGGCATGCTGCAAGAACTGTCAGAGAGTTTCGACTTAGTTATCGTCGACATGGGGCACATGAACTCCGCTCGCAGCCTGGTAGCCACCATGGGCGAATACGGACTGATCAGCGCCACGGTCGCCGTGGTCGATCATCGACAAGCCACTCAACAAAGCATCGAAAATTGCCTGCGTAAGATTCGAGAATCGGGAGTTGCCTCAGTCGGACTCGTCGAGAACTTTGCGGCCTAG
- a CDS encoding ExeA family protein gives MYEEHWKLTERPFENRTENQFYYPAETHQAALLKLHYAIENRRSAALLCGPGGMGKSLVINSLRRQLGEQFRPICHIVFPAMSSDQLIRYIVEQVDPGQSEGIRETSSDLARFERFLQGSLDAQRHPVIVVDEAHLLEQHDLLEPLRLMLNLAATEAVGEAAWTLVLVGQPTLLSHVERYHALDERLAVKCMLNRLLPEETTAYIQHRVRCAGANAEEIFDEPALERIHTLTQGIPRRINRLCDLALMVGYAEDRTILSAETIDSVHGDLAAPTIV, from the coding sequence ATGTACGAAGAACACTGGAAGCTGACGGAACGGCCGTTTGAGAATCGAACGGAGAATCAATTCTATTACCCTGCCGAAACGCATCAAGCTGCGCTGTTGAAATTGCACTATGCGATTGAAAACAGGCGTTCTGCGGCCCTCCTGTGCGGCCCTGGCGGCATGGGAAAATCGCTGGTGATCAATTCGTTGCGTCGGCAACTGGGCGAACAATTCCGCCCGATTTGCCACATTGTATTTCCAGCCATGTCGAGCGATCAGCTAATCCGCTACATCGTCGAGCAGGTCGATCCTGGTCAGTCGGAAGGCATTCGGGAAACCTCCTCAGACTTAGCAAGGTTTGAACGCTTCTTGCAGGGAAGCCTCGACGCTCAGCGACACCCAGTCATCGTTGTCGACGAAGCGCATCTACTGGAACAGCATGATCTACTGGAACCGCTGCGTCTGATGCTCAACCTCGCAGCCACAGAAGCGGTTGGCGAGGCAGCCTGGACACTGGTGTTGGTCGGGCAACCCACCCTGCTTTCTCACGTCGAACGCTATCATGCACTCGACGAGCGTTTGGCGGTCAAATGCATGCTGAACCGCTTGTTGCCCGAAGAGACCACTGCGTATATCCAACATCGCGTGCGGTGCGCTGGAGCCAATGCAGAAGAAATCTTCGACGAACCAGCCCTGGAACGCATACATACGCTGACGCAAGGCATCCCGCGACGCATCAATCGCTTGTGCGATCTAGCTCTGATGGTTGGCTACGCCGAGGATCGAACCATCCTCTCCGCCGAGACCATCGACAGTGTGCATGGCGATTTGGCAGCCCCCACGATTGTCTAA